In Nicotiana tabacum cultivar K326 chromosome 10, ASM71507v2, whole genome shotgun sequence, the DNA window TCGAATGGCCAAAGTTTTGTGTTCAACAAGAACGCTATAGATTCTGATTTTGCCTTAATGATGTtctatatttttgttttgttggGTCAAAGGATTAAATGGTTGGTTTAAGTCCTATATGGCCTAAATCTGATGGTTGAAGTTCTGCGCTAAGGTTTACTGTGAAAACACTAGCCATAAATCTGATGTTTGTGATCGATCAGGGGCAGTTTTGCTCTCATTTTAACGTATTGGAATGTTGAAAGTGATCTAGGTGTTGAAATCAATCAAAGCTTCGCGCAATTAGGTTCagtctctttctcttttcttaggtctgtttggagttgattttctttctGCAAAAATCTGTCCCTAGGAGATTGTCGTCAAGAATACGAGTTGATGCTTGATTGCCTTATTTTAGCATTATTTTAGTTTACTTGTAGTAGTGTATTATTGGCATCTAGACTAGAAAACGTCTTCGTTTCTTTTCTAAAAAGTTGCATCGACAGTGAAGCTCGTGTGATTTAAGTTCTGGAGCTGCGATCGAAACTTGTCGCTTGATTGTAATCATATATATAACTTCTTGAAGTTGTGGATGCGAGTTTAAAATACTGAGACACCAATTTTGTTAGTCCATTCTGAATATGGTgttcatgtatttcattgaaatGTGAATCGTCTAGTTCATGGTCGTGTATTCGTTTATTTGGTTGCATTAGTTTGGTGTTTGTTTTGGTTCACCAGTTTCCTTCCACGAAGTTCTATGGTTTTTGAAGTGCCTTTCCAATAAATCAATGGTTTATTTGGTCTCTGTTCAAATCACATATGCTAGGTGGAAATCTGGACTCCTTTAAATTCATTTTCTCTCAATTTTAGCCTAGATCCTTTTGAATCTTGTTATCAATGTTTTGGTGTTGGTGAGCCGAGTCTGAAATTGAATAGTTGAATCCATTAAGAGTTTGTCTTTCCTGATTCCCCTTAGTTCTCAAATGAGCAGTCTGCTAGAAGTGTTAGGGTCATTTTGACCAAGCTCGCACTAAGTCATGTTTTGTGTGCCAAGTTTGAAATTCAAACGCTTTCATTAAATTGTGTCCATACGAATAGCAATTGTCATGAAACTGGGAGCTGAAATGGGTATGTTTAAGGTGTTTGATTGAAATTCTGGTTTCTTTTGAGTTCTGAAGAACTGTAGCACGAGATGCATTGCACAAATTCGTGTTGTGATCTATCTTAGACTTGTTAATCATCGTGATATTGGGAGTGTGATTTAGAGTATTGAAATGTGTTGTTAGCTCGAATGAGAGTATAGAATTGTACAGTGGCTTTGgaaactactatataaatggaTCTAACATACTAATATGAGATTATTTCCATATCAATACGTTGAGTGCCAATGATTTCAATATCAGATTTGTGAAGTTGACTCCATAATGCACTTCCTTTTGCATTTCCTTGTTTTTGTTTCTCCTATGGATTTGAGATTTCACTGTGTGAGTTATGTTTTGTCGAAATATTatgttaaaaaatatatttttatgttttattgtATCATGTAATTAAAACGAACTGAGTAACTGCAACATTTTGGATAAATAAGACTACACCTGAAGATGTTCTGAAAGACAATGGATCACAAATCATGGCCCTGGAAAAAATAGACCTTAGAAACGCTTTTAggtgctttttaaaaaaaattattatcacGGTTAtagacacgttcgcgtgacatgactACAATTCCTAAAAACAATAtcagagtatgcgttcgcgcaacttcgaccaaacttttttttaataatgataaaacgttattaattgtggacacgttcgcatgacatgatttttgacgcaccaagcaaatgggtacacgtacgcgtgacccgttttcaagataattttcttaatttaaaagtGGTTAAGAGGTgaaagcacataggttctaaaatgagtaattagacaatttgttcaagccaagtatgatcaaagcgacagtgctagaaccacggaactcgggaatgcccaacaccttctcccgggaTAACAGAAATcctacccggatttctgtgttcgcagaccgtaaatagagtcaaccttcctcgattcgggatttaaaaccggtgacttgggacaccataaattatcccaagtggcgactctgatttttaatgcaaataatcccgtttcgattgtcactttaagttggaaaaaacatCCGTATGCTCCCTCTCGGGGTGTaagtaaaaaagaggtgtgacaatctAAATGTTAACCtattgtcgttcgatcaaggtcgaactcttcttctttggcgaaggcccttggccttaaagggtgttattttgagcttatcgaaatgttaacccgtcgtcatttgatcgaggtcgaactcttcttctttggcgaaggcccttgtctttaaagggtattatttcgagcttatcgaaatgttaacccgtcgtcgttcgatcgagatcgaagtcttcttttttggcgaaggcccttgtccttaaagggtgttattttgagcttaTTGAAATGTTAACCCGCCATCtttcgatcgaagtcgaactcttcttctttggcgaaggcccttgtccttaaagggtgttatttagagcTTATCGAAACGTTAACCCGTCTTCGTTCGaccgaggttgaactcttcttctttggagaaggcccttggccttagagggtgttatttcgaacttatcgaaatgttaacctgtaatcgttcgatcaaggtcgaactcttcttctttggcgaaggcccttggccttagagggtgttattttgaacttatcaaaatgttagcttgtcgtcgttcgatcaaggtcaaactcttcttctttggcaaaggcctttggccttaaagggtgttatttcgagcttatcaaaatgttaacatgtaatcgttcgatcaaggttgaactcttcttctttggcgaaggcccttggccttagagggtgttatttcgaacttatcaaaatgttagcttgtcgtcgttcgatcaaggtcgaactcttcttctttggcgaaggcccttggccttaaagggtgttatttcgagcttatcaaaatgttaacccgtcatcgttcgatcgaggtcgaactcttcttctttggcgaaggcccttggccttaaagggtgttatttcgagcttatcaaaatgttaacccgtcatcgttcgatcgaggtcgaactcttcttctttggcgaaggcccttggccttaaagggtgttccCTGTGGGAGTCCCAATTTGCTTAATTTTGCTTGCGCTGGAAAATATGATGCATTTCCTAGGGGAGTCCCAGTTTGcttaattttgcttgcattggagAATATGATGCATTTCCTGGGGGAGTCCCAGTTGcttaattttgcttgcattggGGAATATGATGCATTTCCTGGAGGAGTCCCAGTTTGcttaattttgcttgcattggagAATATGATGCATTTCTTGGGGGATTGCTCCTGCTTCTATTCCATTTAGagaaataggcagttaaaacaaaataaaagcatTTGTTACCTCGATTTGATCGGTCGACGAGTGGAGAAGAGTGACCATATTCCCTTCTCCGGTTATGCTTTCAGTGGTCGCTACCAATTTTGGTGTGGCTGTCCGCTTTAGTAAAGTTTTTTGTTGTAAAGATAGCATATTTTCTGATAGAGGAACAGTTGGGGAAGAAGAGGGTACTAGATGACCATATCTCTTTTGTGCGCCTTCTTGCAGATCCACGCTATTGTGGTACTATTTCCCTGTTCAGCTTCTATTTACCTTTCCCCATGTTGTGGCTGCTTGTACTGGACTTCAATTGTGTATGACAAAAGCAAAGGGCTTATATCACTAGCATCTGCTCTTGAAACCGCAATGATAGTCGCATTGGGCAATTCCTCAAAGGTCGTCGCCGGCTCGGCGTAGTAACGAAGCGGATGCATCGATGATATTGCCGACGCCGGCGCGTTCGCTATCAGTTTCTCCATCGACATTACTACTGCTATTGCTACTTCAACTTGAATTAATTTCAACTTATCTTCTTCTACAGTTGAAATATATAATCAAATTTATCCAATAATAAGAAACGCCTTTGATTTGGCATTTAAAGAACACAGAAGTTGTACGAATATTCTCTTATATGGATAGTATATTAAAAATTTGAAGCAGAAGAAGCGAAAGAGAGTTTAAGAAAGTTATTTCGTCTTTCCATGTTATGGTAGACAGTCGTACTAGGAAATATCTACCATGAACAGAACGTGGAACTGGAATTGAATTCTAGAACTAgaggaaactaaaattttaactagaaaatccccacagacggcgccaaattgtttgactcaaaagatattacaacctttttgaacaaatcaatcaaagaagatgAAGGGGTTAATCCTAGTTaaggataattaactctagatccgAGATGAATAATACAAATTAAAAAACATAGCCGAATATAAGTGTTGACGGCGATTATGGCCAGATTTAATAGCATAAAGAAAGATGCATTAAGTACATCAAGTGGCAATAAAATATGAATAAAGGAAAAGATTCACGCGATCTTGAGTGGGATAGATCTTCCTTCATTTAATAAagatgaatgatagacaaatacAAGAACCTTAGGATCCTTTTTGGATCTGATAAAGGTATGGGATCACAGATCCTCTCATCTCTTTGGAGAGGTATGTTTACATATTTTCTAGaaagagggagagggagagagagagagcccCATGTGGGGAGTCCTccattcctatttataaggggtaTCCATAGAAAATCCTAAAAAAGTACAATTAGAGGGAATATTCAGTAGAATATTCCCTTTGAGGATTCCATAGCAAACCAGCTATTTCATCGTTGTCTAACCTCAGCCTGTCCGACCTCGGCtattgatgactgtccgacctcggccttattgatgACTGTCCGACTTAGGCCTGTCTGGCCTCGGCCTTATGTCTGTCCGACCCCGACCTTATTTCTCCGCGTGCTGAATTTCTTTTAtctaattttgacccatacatTTTCCACCCttgatattttataaaaaatattctcATTCCTTGGCTTTTTCGTACTTGTGGTGCCCTCTCCACACAGTAAACTTTTAAAGCCAACTTGAGGCAAAATGGTTCACCTGAACGATAGAACCAATCATTAATGCATATATTAGGGTGGATTGTCTACATCACGTTTCTTGGATGAGTGTATATTTTCTTTTTGAGGTGTAAACGGAAAGCAATTAGTCAAACTTGTTACAAGTAATAGGCAAAATGgagcaaaaataattaattgaaatcaACCGACAGTTTTGTAATTACACGTAAAAAAATATGAGGCCATAACTGAAGATTCTTTTCTTAATGATGTACGTTGTAAAATGAGAAAAGGTAGGGAAAACCCTTGTTATTAATTAAGGTTTCACGGATACCTCGTATAAGTATTCAAAGTTGTTCTTACAACTGTTTGGCTGACAAATAACGACAGCAGTTGGACAGCCCATGTCGACAGGAGCGACGGGTTTAAGTGACTCATAATTTTCGACACAGAGTACGAATTTATACATAGAAATCTATTAAATTTGGCCATGTTTTTGTATGTTGGAGCAATGATAAAATTGTCTTTGTGTGACTTATAGGTCATGGGTTCAAGTCGTAGAAAGTAGtcattaatgcttgcattaggttaAGATGTCTACATCACAACTCTTGAGGTACGGTCCTTCTCCGGACCCTGATGAATACGAGATGCCTTATGCACTAGACTGTCCTTTCGGGTTGGAGAACCCATGTCATACGTTAGTAGCCCTAATTATCTTCTACAAAGTAACAATTATTGGTTTACTCCTTTGAATCATGTGAATCTATTACATGTGCTATACCATTATTGCAGAAAATTTGTGGATTGAGTAAACCTTGAGGCCAGCGAATTGACTAGAGCTAAGCTAAAAAAAATCAGCTTTAAATGGGCTTAAAAAAATATCATAGTCCATTCCCATTGCTTTACAATGTTGGTAGTtaggaaaaatataaaaagaaaaatacaattttgtaattatatgtgtctattctttttttttttttataactcaAACAAAGATTTTTATTAGGTTGAATCAGCAGCCGATAAATTTACAATACAACTAGGAGTATACTCCCAATTGAAAGGACAAGCATAATTTCTTGACAACTCTTGTCAAGCAATGAACTAGATTTGCTTGTCTCTTAACCCAAACCAAAAAAATATTCAGATTTTTCCTTAACAAGAAACGACAATTCCCTTAAATCACTTCAAATGAACTCCGTAAACTCATAATTGCAGCATGCCTAGAATTGATACAACCTCAAAAAATTGAAGAAGCTGCAGCTACAAACTGACTCGCTGAATCATGCACAACAACCCTTACTCGACTAAGCTCGAAGTAAGAAAGACAATTACATCAATATGGCATTTTCAAATCCCATGTGGAGGCTTAAACCAACAAGAGGTAGTCATCATAAAATTGTACtatgtaaagaaaaaaaaaagaatcatacCAAATTATCTAATATCTGCATTATTGAACATTCTGGAAGTTCCGAGTGTCTTCTAGGCTCTAGCTATATCCAAATGCCAAATAGAGTGGACTGGATAAACTATTATCTGAGAGAATACTTGGCCCAAACATCTTCTTCTATGCGTAGTGGGCCTTTGATTTGGGAACTGGTCCAATAAAGACCATGACTGACAAAACATAAAggatattatcacttttagctcgtatcaaaatatatttatatttaacagtcaaaaaagtatataaaatttgtataatttttatatataatatacaaatgtatatatataataaataaaattattttttgattattattttgagagtgatCATACGGTATCATTTCCCTAAAAATAAAAGTCCCATATtagtaggggtgttcaaaactgATCCGAAACCGAAAATCGAACCGTACCGAAGTTTAATGGCTTACTGGTAACGGCTTAACGGACGGGGGActgattgaattttttttattaacagcttatcggtttggggacggattattcaattttcttaacgaataatccgttaacccattaagaatataaatataaatatatataatttatttttatttatatatattaaatataaaaaaactaAAACCCTTGAACTTGAATAACAAAAACAAACTCGTCTCTCTTTGTTCTGTCTCTAAAGTCTAACCCATTCCTAATTCCTAATTCCAGAGAAACCCTAATGCCTAAACCATAACCAGCAGCCACCGCCCACCGACCAACAGTCCTTGTCGTCGTCGACTTCCACCTGCCACAGGTCTCCCTCTCGCCGtctcgtctctctctctctcgtgaGTCGCggcttcttatcttcttaagttCTTATCCAAGTACTATTACTTATGATTCCAATCAAAATCAACATTATCCCATCTGGCCGTGGCACCAATTTTTTCATTGGTTGCACCTAGGTACCAGTTCAAAGGTTCTCACAAGAGGGAGATTCTTGTTTCAAGGGCTCCTGCAGCACTGGTGGCCAAGTATTCTGATCCTCTAGTCCTCCATGGAACTGCTGATAGAGTCACTGATCCGTTGGCTTCTCAAGATCTGTATAATGAGGTCGTTTCTGAGTTCAAGGACATTAAACTTTATGATGGGTTCTTGCATGACCTTTTGTTTGAGCCCGAGCGTGAAGAAATTGCTCAGGATATCATTGACTGGATGCACAAGAAGTTAGGTACTGACAATCTTGCAAATGTGTATAGTCAGTGCTATCTTTGCAAATAGTTAATGTTTTGATTGATCAAGGGTTTTAAGGGCTGCTATGATATGAGATGCAGCTATACTTACTAATTTACTATGCTGGATTTGTTTCCCTTTTTCTCTTCTAGTGGTAATGAACCTTTTCTGCTGGATAAACATTTGAATTTGAGATTTGAATGACTTCAGTAATCAGTACGACAATACCTAGTTCTAGTTGGTTTTACTTTTGTAATAAAAGGCCAACT includes these proteins:
- the LOC142165508 gene encoding uncharacterized protein LOC142165508, with the translated sequence MAYWYQFKGSHKREILVSRAPAALVAKYSDPLVLHGTADRVTDPLASQDLYNEVVSEFKDIKLYDGFLHDLLFEPEREEIAQDIIDWMHKKLGTDNLANVYSQCYLCK